From a region of the Agromyces ramosus genome:
- a CDS encoding NAD-dependent epimerase/dehydratase family protein: MTGLTGANVLVTGGAGMIGSTIVDQLVDADAASVEVLDNLVRGRTENLANALESGRVILVEGDIRDRGLVDRMTRGKDLVFHQAAIRITQCAEEPRLALEVLVDGTFNVLEAAAHHRVEKVVLASSASVYGLAEEFPTPERHHHHANDTFYGAAKSFDEGMLRSFHSMYGLPYVALRYFNVYGPRMDVHGLYTEVLVRWMERIEDGRAPLVFGDGAQTMDFVHTRDVARANLLAAASGVTAGVYNVASGRETSLLELAEALLAAMDSEAGVQHGPERAVNGVVRRLGDTRAARRDLGFEARVGLEEGLRELVDWWRPLRERIAASRSVAT, translated from the coding sequence ATGACCGGCCTGACCGGCGCGAACGTGCTCGTCACGGGCGGTGCCGGGATGATCGGGTCGACGATCGTCGACCAGCTCGTCGACGCCGACGCCGCATCCGTCGAGGTCCTCGACAACCTCGTGCGCGGACGCACGGAGAATCTCGCCAACGCGCTCGAATCGGGGCGGGTGATCCTCGTCGAGGGCGACATCCGGGATCGCGGCCTCGTGGACCGGATGACCCGTGGCAAGGACCTCGTCTTCCACCAGGCGGCGATCCGCATCACGCAGTGCGCCGAGGAACCGCGGCTCGCGCTCGAGGTGCTGGTCGACGGCACGTTCAACGTGCTGGAGGCGGCGGCGCACCACCGGGTCGAGAAGGTCGTGCTCGCCTCGAGTGCCTCGGTCTACGGTCTGGCCGAGGAGTTCCCGACACCCGAACGGCACCACCACCACGCCAACGACACGTTCTACGGCGCCGCGAAGTCATTCGATGAAGGCATGCTCCGCAGCTTCCACTCGATGTACGGGCTCCCGTACGTCGCCCTTCGCTACTTCAACGTCTATGGCCCGCGCATGGACGTGCACGGCCTCTACACCGAGGTGCTCGTGCGCTGGATGGAGCGGATCGAAGACGGGCGGGCTCCGCTCGTCTTCGGCGACGGCGCCCAGACCATGGACTTCGTGCACACGAGAGACGTCGCGCGGGCCAACCTCCTCGCCGCCGCGAGCGGCGTGACCGCGGGCGTGTACAACGTGGCGAGCGGCCGGGAGACGAGCCTGCTCGAATTGGCCGAGGCGCTGCTCGCCGCGATGGACTCGGAGGCCGGCGTGCAGCACGGCCCGGAACGAGCCGTGAACGGGGTGGTACGGCGACTCGGCGACACGAGGGCCGCACGCCGGGATCTCGGCTTCGAGGCCCGCGTCGGCCTCGAGGAGGGGCTCCGCGAGCTCGTCGACTGGTGGCGCCCGCTGCGAGAGCGGATCGCCGCGTCGAGGTCGGTGGCGACGTGA
- a CDS encoding DegT/DnrJ/EryC1/StrS family aminotransferase — MRPWLGTEEAEAVADVIASGWVAQGPRVAAFEHAFAARMAVGHAVATSSCTTALHLALVVAGIGRGDDVVVPSFSFIATANAPVYVGARPVFADVEGDTGNVSAATIAAALTPATRAVIVVDQGGMPVDLAPIRALCDPRGIAVIEDAACGVGSEYRGAPVGAGADVAVWSFHPRKLLTTGEGGMLTTSNAEWADRARRLREHAMSVSAADRHASLLAPPEEYGEVGFNYRMTDLQAAIGLVQLGRLGAIVGRRREFAARYASGLAGVGGIRVIGDPPHGRSNFQSYWIEVLAEYPLDREGLLARLAEAGVSARRGIMASHRQPAHRSRDTGSATLATTDRLTTGTLILPLHHALDGDDLDRVVDVIRTAASET; from the coding sequence ATGCGGCCGTGGCTCGGAACCGAGGAGGCCGAGGCCGTCGCTGACGTCATCGCCTCGGGCTGGGTGGCGCAGGGACCGCGGGTCGCCGCGTTCGAGCACGCGTTCGCCGCACGGATGGCAGTCGGCCATGCGGTGGCCACCTCCAGCTGCACGACGGCATTGCACCTGGCGCTCGTCGTCGCCGGAATCGGTCGGGGCGACGATGTCGTCGTGCCATCATTCTCCTTCATCGCCACGGCGAACGCCCCGGTCTACGTGGGTGCGCGCCCCGTCTTCGCCGATGTCGAGGGCGACACCGGCAACGTGAGCGCGGCGACGATCGCGGCGGCCCTCACGCCAGCGACCCGGGCGGTCATCGTCGTCGACCAGGGCGGGATGCCGGTCGACCTCGCGCCGATCCGCGCGCTCTGCGATCCGCGCGGCATCGCCGTCATCGAGGACGCCGCCTGCGGCGTCGGCTCGGAGTACCGTGGTGCACCCGTCGGTGCAGGGGCGGATGTCGCGGTGTGGTCGTTCCATCCGCGGAAGCTCCTCACGACGGGCGAGGGCGGCATGCTGACCACCTCGAATGCGGAGTGGGCCGATCGCGCCCGCCGGCTTCGCGAACACGCGATGAGCGTCTCCGCCGCAGACCGGCACGCGAGCCTGCTGGCCCCACCCGAGGAGTACGGCGAGGTCGGGTTCAACTACCGCATGACGGACCTGCAGGCTGCGATCGGCCTCGTGCAGCTCGGCAGGCTCGGCGCGATCGTCGGACGACGGCGAGAGTTCGCGGCGCGATATGCATCAGGGCTCGCCGGCGTCGGAGGCATCCGCGTCATCGGCGATCCGCCGCACGGCCGGAGCAACTTCCAGTCGTACTGGATCGAGGTGCTGGCCGAGTACCCGCTCGATCGCGAGGGGCTCCTCGCCCGGCTCGCCGAGGCCGGCGTCTCGGCGCGCCGGGGCATCATGGCGTCGCACCGGCAGCCGGCGCACCGGTCGCGGGACACCGGTTCGGCGACCCTCGCGACGACCGATCGGCTGACGACGGGCACGCTGATCCTCCCGCTCCACCACGCGCTCGACGGCGACGACCTCGATCGCGTGGTCGACGTCATCCGGACCGCCGCATCGGAGACGTGA